In Odocoileus virginianus isolate 20LAN1187 ecotype Illinois chromosome 23, Ovbor_1.2, whole genome shotgun sequence, one DNA window encodes the following:
- the SLC6A12 gene encoding sodium- and chloride-dependent betaine transporter has product MAADDRKAAAPKEGLPVVPWAPEEGSRPDQEAREQVKDRGQWNNKMEFVLSVAGEIIGLGNVWRFPYLCYKNGGGAFFIPYFIFFFSCGIPVFFLEVALGQYTSQGSVTAWRKICPLLQGIGLASVVIEAYLNIYYIIILAWALFYLFSSFTSELPWTTCAHSWNTEHCMDFLNRSAAGTTGPSENVTSPVMEFWERRVLSISPGIQHLGGLRWELALCLLLAWVVCYFCIWKGVKITGKVVYFTATFPYLMLVILLVRGVTLPGAYEGIIYYLKPDLLRLKDPQVWMDAGTQIFFSFAICQGCLTALGSYNKYRNNCYRDSIALCFLNSGTSFVAGFVVFSILGFMSREQGVPISEVAESGPGLAFIAFPKAVTMMPLSQLWSCLFFIMLIFLGLDSQFVCVECLVTASMDMFPRQLRRSGRRELLILAIAVTCCLIGLFLVTEGGMYLFQLFDYYACSGTCLLFLSVFEVICIGWVYGADRFYDNIEDMIGYRPWPLVKISWLFLTPGLCLATFFFSLSKYTPLKYNNVYVYPAWGYFIGWFLAGSSMGCVPLFIIITLLKTRGSFKKRLRQLVTPDPSLPQPKRHECLDGGNGRDCGPAPLKEGLMAGEKETHL; this is encoded by the exons ATGGCTGCAGACGACAGAAAAGCTGCAGCTCCCAAGGAGGGGCTTCCGGTGGTCCCCTGGGCCCCTGAGGAGGGCTCAAGGCCAGACCAGGAAGCCAGGGAGCAGGTGAAGGATCGAGGCCAGTGGAACAACAAGATGGAGTTCGTGCTGTCCGTGGCCGGGGAGATCATCGGGCTGGGCAACGTCTGGAGGTTCCCCTACCTCTGCTACAAAAACGGGGGAG GAGCGTTCTTCATCCCCTACttcatcttctttttctcctgcGGCATCCCGGTGTTCTTCCTGGAGGTGGCGCTGGGCCAGTACACCAGCCAGGGCAGCGTCACAGCCTGGCGGAAGatctgccccctcctccagg GCATTGGGCTGGCGTCCGTGGTCATCGAGGCCTATCTGAACATCTACTACATCATCATCCTGGCCTGGGCCCTCTTTTACCTGTTCAGCTCCTTCACCTCCGAGCTGCCCTGGACCACCTGCGCCCACTCCTGGAACACAG AGCATTGCATGGACTTCCTGAACCGCTCGGCAGCCGGCACCACGGGCCCATCCGAGAACGTCACGTCCCCGGTCATGGAATTCTGGGA GAGACGTGTTCTGAGCATCAGCCCTGGCATCCAGCACCTGGGCGGCCTGCGCTGGGAGCtggccctgtgtctcctgctcgCCTGGGTCGTCTGCTACTTCTGCATCTGGAAGGGCGTCAAGATCACAGGCAAG GTTGTCTACTTCACAGCCACGTTTCCCTACCTGATGCTGGTCATTCTGTTGGTTCGAGGCGTCACCCTGCCCGGAGCCTACGAGGGCATCATCTACTACCTGAAACCAGATTTGCTTCGGCTCAAGGACCCCCAG GTGTGGATGGACGCGGGCACCCAGATCTTCTTCTCCTTCGCCATCTGCCAGGGGTGCCTGACGGCCCTGGGCAGCTACAACAAGTACCGAAACAACTGCTACAG GGACAGCATCGCGCTCTGCTTCCTCAACAGCGGCACCAGCTTCGTGGCTGGGTTTGTGGTCTTCTCCATCTTGGGCTTCATGTCCCGGGAGCAGGGCGTGCCCATCTCTGAAGTGGCCGAGTCAG GCCCTGGCCTGGCCTTCATCGCCTTCCCCAAGGCCGTGACCATGATGCCCCTGTCCCAGCTGTGGTCCTGCCTCTTCTTCATCATGCTTATCTTCCTCGGGCTGGACAGCCAG TTTGTCTGTGTGGAGTGCCTGGTGACGGCCTCCATGGACATGTTCCCCAGGCAGCTCCGGAGGAGCGGGCGGCGGGAGCTCCTGATCCTCGCCATCGCGGTCACATGCTGCCTGATCGGGCTCTTCCTGGTCACTGAG GGCGGGATGTACCTCTTTCAGCTGTTTGATTACTATGCCTGCAGCGGCACGTGCCTGCTCTTCCTTTCCGTGTTTGAGGTGATCTGCATCGGCTGGGTGTATG GGGCAGACCGTTTCTATGACAACATTGAAGACATGATTGGCTACCGGCCGTGGCCCCTGGTGAAGATCTCCTGGCTCTTCCTGACCCCTGGCCTTTGCCTG GccacctttttcttctccttgagcAAGTACACACCTCTCAAATACAACAATGTCTATGTGTACCCGGCCTGGGGATACTTCATCGGCTGGTTCCTGGCTGGCTCCTCCATgggctgtgtcccactcttcatcatcatcaccctCTTGAAGACCCGGGGTTCCTTCAAGAAG CGCCTGCGGCAGCTCGTCACCCCTGACCCCAGCCTGCCGCAGCCCAAGAGACACGAGTGTCTGGATGGTGGCAACGGCCGGGACTGCGGGCCCGCCCCACTTAAGGAGGGCCTCATGGCTGGGGAGAAGGAGACGCATTTGTAG